The stretch of DNA tttatatttatatatgtatttttttaaagtagaaatgCCTGTCTAGTCTGATCAGCTTCAAAGTGGAAATGGGTGATCAGGGAAGTGAAGGTGGGGATCCAGGTTGTTCAGCATTGTCAGAAGCACACCATGGACatgctcttttatttctttccagttcTTAAGAAACCTTGTTATGCAAGGCAGAACTTCTAAGAACTTTAAAAGTCCAGGTCTTTCATTTAAGAAATAGCAAGGTGCcaactgagatttttttattatatagcTGTGCTGTGAACATCTTCCATCTGTTCCACGTGCCTCTTATGGAACTTGCTGTTCAAAGACTTTTATGCCATTCTTTTCCAGTCACAAGCATAACAATGGCCAGCCTATGTGGTTTACACTTGGCATAAGGGAAGCTATCAAAGGCTGGGACAAAGGCTTGAAGGACATGTGTGTGGGAGAGAAGCGGAAGCTAACTATTCCACCAGCCCTTGCTtatggaaaagaagggaaaggtaaTACACCTGAAGTCCTTCcctcactttatttatttttgtctttgttggTTTACTCTTGGCATAAGAGTTTAGCAAGCTTTCAAGCTTCTGTTAGTGTTGTGTTCAGTGGTgctcagctttattttatttttattccatcaAACTTGAAGTGCTTACTTAGGTATCAACTTGGCTGTTGCATCTGTGTTTGTGTTAATACTTCCTGAATGTGCAAGCCTCATTCTTGTTTGTGGGTTTCTTTTGAACCCAGAAGAACTCCCAGTACTGCTACCTATCTTCTCATGTTCTCAGCTGATATGGTGAAAACTTGCCGTTTATTTCTCCAGAAAGGGATGCTTTATTCTTTCCCTCCTCCAGACAGTTTTAGTCATGCCTGTTACCAAAAATGAGATATGCAGGAACATTGGCAGCCATGCTGACATCTACTGAAAATGTATTGAATGCTGCATGAACAGACAAAAACATTgcttgaaatgttttctgccaGTAGTACACAAGCTGAGAGTAATGAGGATATTTTCCTTTCCGACATTTCCAGATCCCTCTTTTAATGGGCAGGTCAGGTCTGGGATCTGCAGTTAAATGAGTGTCAGTCTGAATGAAGCAGGAACGTTACTTTTACTGCTTTATGCGGGGCACTCCTGTAAATTTTTCCACAAAAAGCCACTAAACGCTGCAGAGCTCACCTAGTAATTACAGCCATAATTGCCTTGACTAAAATGCACAACACTACAAGCCTTCAAAGACTTCTAAACCTCACCTATGGCTTTAATGCAAGAAGGCTGAATGAGTAAACACTGCTAGCTGCTGTAAGGAATGatgtattttaggaaaaaaatgaagtgtttgaaCATAATTATGTTGCTATTTTCAAACGATGACAGAAGTACTccattttcttcatgctttgCTCTGAACACACATGAATTCACTAGCCTCCCACCTGGTGCCTTGCCTGCCGTCTGCCCTGAGTGATGAGTCAGATGCCTTCTTCTGTAACACTCAGAAAAAATTACCTGAGTTCAAACCCTGTGCGAGCCTCCGTGGTCTGCAGTTCCAGAAGTTTCTGCACATTTATTCATCCCAGAAATCTCTAATCTTGTTTGGCGCTGCAGCTCAGGCTATGTTTAACACCACATCTCCAAAATAGGATTAGTTTTCTCCCTGTCATCTCAGGTTATGTGGATATTGTTGGGGTGCTTCCATCCAATATAGGAATACAGAGAGCTTAAATAGGACCAAATGTGAGAGGAGCAAAGTCTTGTGCATCTAAAGTTGCATGTGCACTGCAGGGGCTGCTCAAGGTCTGGAATATTTGCACTTAATCACTGTTAGAGGTGCTTATCCAatttaggtcaaaatgcttcagaagTGGTGGGATTAGCAGAATGTTTCTCTGAGGCATATGGCTTCTGTGTGGCACGGAACGCATAATTGTTTCTAACTTTTCTGTATGTTTACCATTCTGGGCAGGAAAAATTCCACCTGAGAGCACGCTGATATTCAACGTCGACCTTCTAGAAATTAGGAATGGACCAAGGTCTCATGAATCATTCCAAGAGATGGATCTTAACGATGACTGGAAACTGTCCAAGCAAGAGGTGAGTGGGTTACTCTTCTTGTGAGGAAACCCATTGGGAGGAAACCTAATGGGATCAtgtaggggaaaaagaaaagataagcCAAAGCTTGTAAGCTTAACTCTAAGGTAAAGATGCACAGCTGTGCTGCACCATGCTGAGCCTTGGATCCCAGCTGAACTGCTGGATCGAGGGATTTAAAAGGGGTGCATTAGGATTAATAGTCAGGTAGAAGGCTTTGCAGTGTAGAACACCTGGGCTCTCAATAGTTAAACCTTAAACTCGGTAAAAATCATCTGATGTTGTTAAAAACATTGCTCACCGTTAGTAACTAGCGTGGTGTAAATAACTGTTGCAGCAGTCTTTTTAAAAGCTGCCTCAAACCTATTTGTCCTTCAAAGCTGTGAGATTTGCAGAAATAAGTCCTTATTAATGCAGTTCCCATTAGAGCAGCAGATGCCAAGTTTGTGGACAGATTTCTGTATCTGTTTGGGGTGGCTGTTTACACCTGCTGGTTTTTCAGTgtgaaaaagctgttttggtTTTTGACCAATTGGTACCTAATAATTTCTGCCTAGCTACTCATACTTTATTGAATATACAACAGATGACAGGCTTTCTTGGCACACTTTTCAGTCAGATACTGTAAAGCTATGGCAACTGCTTtgctagttttattttctctgagagTCTTTCATCACTGAACTTGGCTGCAGAATCAGTCAGACAAGTACTGTTCTGTCAGTGGCATAGGAAGGAAGGTATCTGTTAATAGTCTAATGCTACCATCCCAAACATAATGGCCCTCCAGTACTTAATTTTCTTGTAAGCCTAAAAACTTTAACTCTCACCCTTTACCTTACAGGTGAAAATTTACTTGaagaaagaatttgaaaaacATGGAGCAGTGGTAAATGACACACAGCATGATGCTTTGGTTGAAGACATATTTGATAAAGAGGATGAAGACAGTGATGGGTTTATATCTGCAAGGGAATTCACGTACAAGCACGATGAGCTCTAGAGAAGGGTGACACAATTTTTTTGACACAAATGGCAGTGACTTAGACTGTCTGGTTCTCTTGTCATCTTGATTCTGTGTTTTGGAATTGACAGCTGCTGtcggcaaaaaaaaacaacccaacacTATGTATCAAAAGAGAATTTCTGTTGTttatataaaaatgatttaaactaTTTGTAAGTATGAAAATGTACTTTTGTGCAGCAAAGATTTGCACATTccatgttttttaaattttgtattaaCTTATTTTTTAGAAATGAAACCAGATTTCCACTTtgcaaacattttgaaaatcaaaATCCGGTTCAGTGCCTTTCTGTGATTTGTTTGCGCGTTGAGATCACTTTCAGTGACTTTTATGTCCGAATTCTGGTCTGTGGCTTAAGGTTAATTACTTTTAACCTTCCTTCTCATGTGTCAGTGCTTGAAAGGCAGTTTGCTGATCTTGcttttttctgcagctttggAAAAGCTATACTTGAAAGCATCAACATCTCCTAACGCAGCTGAGAAACTGATACAAAGCTGAATGAGAGGAATGTCTGTcctgtgctgcttctgcttttctcaaGGGAGAGTATTATCAACTGTGTCAAtaattgcatgttttttttcattatgtgaACAAAGTAGGGGGTAAAtgtcactttttcatttttagtatCAGGAACATTCTAGGAAATAACTGCAGTTTGGAAAACAGCAAGTTATGCTGCACTGCAGGGATGGTGTCCTTTACATACCTACATAAACACGTTGTTTTTGAAACTCAGTGCTTgtgttcacaaagaaaaaataatccttgTCCTCAAGTTTTAAGGATATCTAAAAGTGTTGCAAAGCTGAAGCTTTTCCCcattttcagaagagaaagagCGTTCTAAATGGAGGGTTGGTATGTCCTGAAGAAAGCTGCGTTGCTTACCTGCTTTGCTACTGCCTGAATTGCAGAACTTGTCTCATCCTTACacctttgctgtatttttacaAGTTAAGCAcagaaattatttgaattttaagtaATAAAGTGAAGTTTTGAGGCATGAGGTAAACACTACAGTGCTGCATCTTCATCTTCAATGAGGATTTTAATTCCATCTCATTTGTTTGAACCCTCTCTGGAGAGAAAGAAGCTTAGCCATCATCCCTGGGCTCCTAAATGAGAGGCTGAGGTATTTCTTGGAAGGAATTAAATTGTATTCTGACACCTCTAATAGGGGTTTCTGGACatggtactttaaaaaaaaataaaataaaaaaattcccGAGGCTAACCAAGGCTAAAGAGGGACAAAGGCAAATCTAGTTATATAAAATCAGTGCTGATGGATTGTGCTAATCCCTAACTAGTGCCAAGTGGGGCTCTGCCTTCCAGGTTCTCTATACAGCAGATGAGCCAGTTGTTCTCCCTGCCACCTGGTGTTGAAAGTAAGCATTAGAAGACTGCTTTATTAGACTTGAGTTGGACATCAAGGATTGCTGTAAACAGTGATtgattttctggggaaaaaaagtgtaagtGAAGGTATGCGAGACTGAAATCTGCATTCTTCCAGCATCTGGAATTTTGTGGCCAGTGACCTACGTGATGTGGAGTTGTGGtcacatattttgttttcaagaactCAGTCATGCCATCTAGTCTGAAACCCATTTATACTTTCTCTCCCACAGTGTTCTATGGCAGTGAGTTTCACAGTAGAACAATGTAGGATGGTGCTTCCCCTTGTTTTTGTGCTCAGTGCTTATCCTGGTTCTTGtgaggaaataataaataagcatTTAAATCTTCTTACCAGTCATAATTTTgcatgaaactttttttttttttttcctcatcactGGCAAATTCAGCTTGCCTAACATTGTGAGCTGGGTGTCTTGATTTCTAAAGTCACTAGAGCACTAGGCACTTGGCAGCAGCTCATCACATTTATATTGTTGGTGTGGGTCAGGATAGATGCTTGATCGAGCAGAGGTACCTGTCTTTCTCCATTAATGACGTGGGGAGCCTAGACAATTCCTGCAACTGAGGCCAAGGATGGCAAATGGGATAAAAAGGTGGCCCTTTGGGCAGCCTTGCTTAGGATGCAGGAGCCAGCTGGTAACAACCAACCAAATTGGAAATGCTGTGTGTACTCTGCTGGGGAGAGCAGAATTGAGACTTGGATTGGGTCTGCAATGTTTAGCATATTCTCTGAACACCTGTCTgggaaattaaaacataaaagcatGAGATAAAACTTGCCCCTGATCACCAGACAAATAGTTAAACCTTTTAAATGGATGCTAGTGTGCCTCTTCAGTGAGGACCAAGTGTTTCCTTGGTATTAAGTACGAGTTGGGAGGCAGAGAATACTGTGAAATGTACATATGCATTATCTtagatttttaaagtatttcataaAAATGGCTTCCAGTAAACGTGTACCATAGGCAGTTTGTACCAGCAGACTATTAAAGCTGCAAGACTGAAATGCTCTCTCTGTTTGGTGCGTTATGTGTTGATTCATGGCAGACTGGATGGGGTTTGTTCTTACTGCTTTTCGTGGTGCTGTGGtacattttctgaaattgagctaaaaaaactttcaaaactgCAGAATCAGCAGCAGATTTGAGAAGCCACTGCAACTTCATTACCATTTGCTATCATTCAAGTCCTTCTGTGAAGATGATGGGTTTTTTAGGTAGAAATATTGCTGCTTGTCTTACTCTCAGCTGCATCTGCTTGTTAATCCACAGGGCATATTGCTGCAGTACCAGCAGGAGCCAGCTAGCTAcctgcaggagagcagaggcaggcagctgcctgcccTATGAGGGAGGAGGAATATTGGAGCTTCAGGGGCACTCAGCAACATTTAGACTGGCTTGTTTCTGAAATGCAAGGTATATTTCCATGAGGAAACAAACCCTCAGTGCTTGTCTCTAAGATGCAGCACTTGAAAAAGTGGAGATGGCTCAAAACAGCATTGTGAGCACGTACTGGATTGTTCCTCCTCCTAAAGTTTATAGCCTCCTTCACACATTTCTTGTTTTATGGTTACCTAGGAAAATACACACTGATGATTTTTAGAACGGCAGCCTGTCATTCAGAGCTACTACCTAGCAATTACAGGAGTTAGTGCCTTCTGTAGGTACAGAAGCAGCCTTCAGAgctcattttatttgaaaatcctCGCAGTGCAGTGACACGAGAAGGCTTTTGGCAAAGCTTCAGGAACAGTGTTTACAGTTTGAGATGTTTTCTGAAGCTTTCTTCTTTGAGATCCACTGACAAGGCAAACAGTGCTGAAGCTATAGGAATTGCTTTATTCGGTTTTAACTCTGCTTTTCAGCACCTTGTGTCCTTATGCTGTCAGCAACATTCCCAGTATCGAGGTGTTCTGGTTTGTAACGAGGTCATAAAATTGCAGCGTTAAGTACACACTGAACAAACTGCTATCATAGCTTCTCGTCCATGACACTTAGAACTGAAATGATCTATGGCatgtttttcaaagcaaaaatagaTGGTACAGGTCAGCCTTTAAATTACAAGCGTTTTTGTCATACGTGCTTCCCCAAACCACAAAATCTCCGCCATTAGATAGGAGGCTGTCTAATCCTCCAAAAATCCCAGCTTCAGGTGCCAGGTCAGTATCAGCAGGATGGAGAGAGCTCACTGCTTTGGGACGTTTCTGGGGAAAGCAGCAAAATTAGGGGAAGTGTGCTAAAAGATGGTGGAAGCATGCAGAGTGATGCGAGAAATGCAAAAGGTTTTCTTTCCTCAGTCCTTTTGGCATCTGCTTCCTTGGCAGAAAGAACATTGGCAGCCACTGGTGCAGGTACTGCAAATTATAAGGCTGGTTCCTGATCTGGCTTTGGTTAGAAATCACTGCTTCAGACAATTTCTATGCAGATTCTACTGCTATAACAAAGCTAAACCCACACTTCCAAGGACCATTAAAGAATATTCAGAACACTTATGCTGAGTTTGATGTCTTAAAAATACATCAGCCTCATCACAGAGCTTTTGCAAAAAACAATcaacccct from Anas platyrhynchos isolate ZD024472 breed Pekin duck chromosome 2, IASCAAS_PekinDuck_T2T, whole genome shotgun sequence encodes:
- the FKBP14 gene encoding peptidyl-prolyl cis-trans isomerase FKBP14 is translated as MAAVLRAVLLGAAVLRCAAAALIPAAEVEVEVLQKPFLCRRRSKWGDLLLVHYEGFLQSDGAMFHSTHKHNNGQPMWFTLGIREAIKGWDKGLKDMCVGEKRKLTIPPALAYGKEGKGKIPPESTLIFNVDLLEIRNGPRSHESFQEMDLNDDWKLSKQEVKIYLKKEFEKHGAVVNDTQHDALVEDIFDKEDEDSDGFISAREFTYKHDEL